Within the Taeniopygia guttata chromosome 15, bTaeGut7.mat, whole genome shotgun sequence genome, the region ggctggagagcaggaaaggttcttcccccagaggtgctggcactgcccaggctgcccagggaatgggcacggccccgaggctgccagagctccaggagcctttgggcagcgctgccagggatggacagggtggggtTGGTGGGGTCTGGGCAGGTGTCCCTTCCTAAATGGGGACATTATATGATCCTTCTCCCTGTGGGTGGGGTGGGCCCCTGTGGAGGGGAGTCCTtgatccctgtgtccatcccgtGTGCTGGCAGCACCCCACAGACGTGGATTACCGGGTCATGGCCACCTTCACCGAGTTCTACACCACCCTGCTGGGCTTCGTCAACTTCCGCCTCTACCACTCCCTGAACCTGCTGTACCCCCCCAAGGTGAGGCCAGCGCCTGGGGTCACTGTGTGCCACCCACCTGGGGTGGTGGCAGCCCGGGTAGGTGGGAGGGAGGGTGGAAATGGGCGATATGTGGGATATTTCTTTTTGGGAGCTGCCTCCTCACCCCTTTTCCTGCCCAGATTGACAGCCAGGCTGAGGATGAGCTGAAGCCTGCAGAGGGCAAGGAGTACGCCATGGATTCAGAGAGCTACCTGGAGGtgagggacactgctggggatgctgtgggttttgtgtcctgcccacagccctcCTGGTGTGGCAGAGAAGGACAGAGCCAGATCCCTCCAGGGTGGAAGGGGCTGATCCCAAACTCCCTGTTCCTgtagggcagagctgggctaGGCCTCAGGCACCACCGGCCTCCTCCTGCATGGCCAGGGACCCCCAGAGTCCCACGCTGGGGACagtgcctggaggaggctgaaCTCTGTCCAGGCCCTGCCTCTTCTGGCTTCTTGCTCTGTGACATCCCCTTCCCCCGTGGGGCTGCCCCTTTTCCCACCCCCTGGATGTGACTCCGTGTCCTCTCCCTGCAGAGGCTCTCGGCTCTGAGCGCCAGCCTGGCCCGGGCAGTGGCTCCAACCCACGAGGATGAGGTGGAGGTGGATGAATTCCCAGTGGAGGGGGTAAGACCCTGGTGGGGGGCTCATCCCTGtcctgtgcccaggctggcagcttGGGGACAGCTCCTGAGACCCCTCCTTGGCAAGGGCTGcgtgtggggagggggctgagggctttgctctgagcaggagACAGCAGAGCTGATGGACGCCaagaagaaggagcaggaggctCTGGAGAAGCACAAGAAGCTCTTTGAGGGGCTGCGCTTCTTCCTCAACAGGGAGGTGCCCCGGGAACCACTGGCCTTCATCATCCGGTGCGTGGTGGGCAGGAGACCCTCGGCAGCCCTGGCCTCCCCCTCTGGCAGGACTTTTGGGGCCAACCCACCCCGTGTCCTGTGGGTGGGGTGACCCTGAGGGTCCCCCTGACCGTCTGACCCCTCGGTGGTGTGCCCGCAGGTGCTTCGGTGGCCAGGTGTCCTGGGACAAGTCCCTGTGCATCGGTGCCACCTACGACGCCACCGACCCGTCCATCACCCACCACATCATCGACCGGCCCCGCCTGGACAAGCAGGTGGTTGGCAGGTGGGTGGGGCAGGGCCCTTCCCCACAACAGccatcccagagctgtccctgggctcCAGAGCCTGAGCTGGGACCCCTCTGCCCAGGTACTACCTGCAGCCCCAGTGGGTTTTTGACTCGGTCAACGCCAAGCTGTGCCTGCCCATGGCTGATTATTTCCCCGGGGTCCTGCTGCCCCCGCACCTCTCGCCCTTCGTGACGGAGAAGGAGGGTGACTACGTCCCTCCTGAGAAGCTgaagctgctggccctgcagaggGGAGAGAATCCAGGTGGGATTCTCAGAGGAAAttgggagctgggctgtgcctgctccAGAGCATCCCAAAGGTAACGGTGCTGTCTCCTTGCAGAGGAAGAGagtgaagaggaagaggaagaagaagaggaagaggaaggtgacaatgacaaagaagaggaggaagaggaagatgagtCTGAGAAAGAAGAGGAGATGAAATTACAGAAGATGGAAGAGCAGAAAATGGAAGAGCAGAAGACTCAGAGCAAGGTGGGAGCCcatggaggcagctccagtgcccttgtccctgctgaggggtgtccctgtcctgggacCACTGGGACATTCAGTCATGGAACGGTTTGGGTCGGGAGgggccttaaagctcatcttgttccaccccctgccatgggcagggacacctcccactgtcccaggttgctccaagccctgtccagcctggcctggaacacttcagGGGTGTTCCTGGCCCCACACTCGTGAGCTGCAGCTCCAATGCTGTCAGGGCCTGGCTGTGAGAGCTGTCAGGGCCTGGCTGTGAGAGCTGTGGCTCTCCCTGGCCCGCAGTGGAAGGGCTGGGAATGCTTTGCCTGTGGAAGGAGGGTGGGTTCCCGGTATCCTGAGCTCCCTGGCTCCCCACAGGTGCTTCCTGTGAAGGTGACGGCGGGGAAGGTGCGGCTGGAGGACAAGCAGcgcctggagcaggagcagcagagcgAGGAGAAGCGCTTGGCCATCATGATGATGAAGAAGAGGGAGAAGTACCTCTACAAGAAGATCATGTTCGGGAAGAAGCGCAAAATCCGCGAGGTACGGAGACTGGGCCCCTCACCTGCACCCTGGGGCAGGCTCTTCCCAAACCCACTcgctccttctgctcctccctggccctgctgaagGTGTTGAGGTCCCTGccagtgtccccaggcaggcagagctccctgtgtcccctcagggctCTCCGTGTCCCACCCCTGATCCCGGTGCTGTGGGGCCCGTCCTGCACGTGCAGCTGGAGTGTCGGTGGGACCGAGGGCTGGCAGCCCCTGTCCTGCTCTGACTGGGGGTCTCGGGGTCTCTCCCCAGGCCAACAAACTGGCTGAGAAGAGGAAAGCCCACGACGCAGCCCTCAAggagcagaagaagaagaacaagaaggcACGACAAGCGTGACAGGGCCGGGGGCTGCTGGATGGTTTTCCGCTGTTGCTTTTGGGTGGAAAATCCTTGGCTTTGCTCCTGGGGCAGAAATGCTGTATTTGAAACGTTTCCCATCTGTAAATacacctgctgctctgccttgcccCACTCCCCTCTGCGGAGTCGGTGTTACAAGGACTGTCCTCTCCGTGCTGGTGCCACCTCTGcgtgaggaagaggaggccaAGGAGAGCTCTGCGTGGTTCCGTGTGAATTTGCACAGCCCTGGGTGCTGGAGCCTGGCTCCCAGGAGCTCCCCGGGGcagagcagtgcagagctgcttcccagcatcCACAGAAAACCGTGTTctcctgtatttttatttttaattaaagaaggTGACACTTTCCTGGTGGTGTTTGTTGTCTGCTCCTTCTGCCTGGGCATGGGGGAGGCTCCTCAGGGGCTGATGGATGGATGTGGAGATCCATGGCTGGTGCCAGGGTTGCTGATCCTGCTGGATGTGTTCCTGGCATCAGCAGTTACCTGTCAGTCCTgggttttccccccaaaac harbors:
- the PES1 gene encoding pescadillo homolog; amino-acid sequence: MGGLEKKKYERGAATNYITRNRARKKLQLSLPDFRRLCILKGIYPHEPKHKKKVNKGSTAPRTFYLLKDIKFLLHEPIVNKFREYKVFVRKLRKAYGKSEWGTAERLKDNKPTYKLDHIVKERYPTFVDALRDLDDALSMCFLFSTFPRTGKCHVQTIQLCRRLAVEFQNYVIASRSLRKVFLSIKGIYYQAEVLGQPITWITPYAFAHDHPTDVDYRVMATFTEFYTTLLGFVNFRLYHSLNLLYPPKIDSQAEDELKPAEGKEYAMDSESYLERLSALSASLARAVAPTHEDEVEVDEFPVEGETAELMDAKKKEQEALEKHKKLFEGLRFFLNREVPREPLAFIIRCFGGQVSWDKSLCIGATYDATDPSITHHIIDRPRLDKQVVGRYYLQPQWVFDSVNAKLCLPMADYFPGVLLPPHLSPFVTEKEGDYVPPEKLKLLALQRGENPEEESEEEEEEEEEEEGDNDKEEEEEEDESEKEEEMKLQKMEEQKMEEQKTQSKVLPVKVTAGKVRLEDKQRLEQEQQSEEKRLAIMMMKKREKYLYKKIMFGKKRKIREANKLAEKRKAHDAALKEQKKKNKKARQA